The following nucleotide sequence is from Allocatelliglobosispora scoriae.
CCGTGATCCGAGTGGTGGTGACGACGTGGCGCAGCTCGGTCTGGTCGGTCTGGCCGGTGATCGCGCTGACGAGCCAGTCGCCGCCCGCCAGGGCGTACCCCCCATCGACCGTTGTCACGCTCACCGACCCACCGCCGAGCGGGACCGACCGGATCTCCGTGCGCGGCGTCTCGGTCGGTGCCGCGGCGGCCCAGAGCAGCCGGTCCCCGTTGATCACCATGTCGTTCATCGAGTTGAAGAAGACGAAGTCGCCGACATCGCCGGTGAGCACCCGCGCGGCACCGCCGATCTCGGCGGTCCAGATCTTGACATCCCCGCTGCCGTCGGCGCCCGCGGTCTGCTCCAGCCAGGCGATCCGCCGACCGTCGGTGACCACCCCGCCGAACTGCACCGCGTCGGACTGCCGCAGCGTGCGCAGGGTCCGCTCCCGGCCGTCGGCACCGAGCAGCACGAGCTTCACGACGCTCGCGTCGGGCGCGGTCGCCGCGCCCAGCGAGCTGCCGTCACCCAGGAAAACCATCGGCTGGTACGCCCACCCGCCCCCCACGAACCCCGCCACGTCCCGTGGCACGACGCCGGGGTAGGCCTCGCCGAGGGTCCACTCGGCACCGGGCGCCCGGGGTGGCGTGGGCTCGGGCAGCAGCAGCAACATGCCCACGGCGCCGAGCGAGACCAGGAGTGCCACGAGCGCCCCGAGCCGGGGAATGAAGCGGCGATGCCGACCGGTCACACGGCCAACCCTAGTGGCCGAGGGGCGCTCAGAGCCGGTGACGGCGCCGGTTGAGCGCGACACCGGAGATGACGGCACCGGCCACGACCCCGGCGGCGAGGGTGGCGGGGACGGCGACCTTGACCGCCTTGCGCCCGGACCGGAAGTCCTGGATGTCCCACTGGTTGGCACGGGCGTGGCGGCGCAGCGCGGCGTCGGGGTTGACCGCGACGGGGTGCCCGACCGAGCCGAGCATCGGCAGGTCGTTGACCGAGTCGCTGTAGGCGTAGCACTCGTCGAGGTCGAGCTGCTCGGCGGCGGCGAGGGCGCGGACGGCGACCTCCTTGGCCGGCCCGTGCAGCATGTCGCCGACGAGGTGCCCGGTGTAGAGGCCGTCGCGGATCTCGGCGACGGTGCCGAGGGCGCCGGTGATGCCGAGGTGCTCGGCGATGACCATCCCGAGCTCGACGGGCGCGGCGGTGATCAGCCACACCCGCTCGCCCCGGTCGAGGTGCGCCTGGGCGAGGGCACGCGTGCCGGCCCAGATCCGCTCCTTCATCAGCTCGTCGAAGATCTCCTCGCTGAGGCGGCGGACATCCTCGACCCGCCAGCCCTGGATGAAGGCGAGGGCGGCGGTGCGGGCCTCGGAGATGTCACCGGCGTGCTCGTTGGCGCTGAGGCGGAAGCGGAGCTGCTTCCAGCCGAACTTCACGAGGTCTCCCGTGGTGAAGTAGCGCCGCGCGGCGAGACCGCGGGCGAAGTAGTAGAGCGACGCACCCTGCATGACCGTGTTGTCCAGGTCGAAGAAGGCCGCCGAGGAGAGCCGCACCGGTGCCTCCGTCTGACTTCTCACGGGTCGAGATTAACCGCCCCATGCATCAGTTGCGCATACGAACAGATGAGAAACGGCCCCGCCCGAGGTGCGGGCGGGGCCGTCGAACGCTGTCGGACTCTAGCCGCCGAGCAGGTCGCCGAGGATGCGGCCGAGCCCGTCGAGCAGGCCGCCCTCCTCGGTGGGAGCCGGGCTGGGCTGCGGTGCCGTGCTGGCGGCCGGAGTCGCACCCGGTGAGGCTGCGGTGCCGGCCGATGGAGCGGTCTGAGGCTTCGTCGGAGCCGTCCCCGGCACCGACGGTGTGTTCTTGCTCTCGGTCACCTCGGCCGTCGAGCAGGCCGCCGCGATCGGACCGATCGAGTCGACCGCACCGGTCGAGCCCGCGCCGCAGCTGAGCGCCGTACGCAGCCCGTGCGAACGGTTGCCGATCGCCGTGAGCAGCGAGAGCGACACGTTGACCCGCTCGGCCGAGGTGCTGTCGACCCCGACCCCGAGCTGCCGGACGAGGTAGCGCTGGTCCTCGACGAACTTGTCGACGGTCGTGAGCGTCGAGGCGTCCCGGCGGTCGACGGCCGAACCGAGCAGGAGTTTGACACCCTGCAGCGTGTCGGCGTCCATGTCGCCCAGCGCGCTGACGAGGCCGAGACTGTCGGTCCGCACGGCGTGCGCCTCACCGACGCGGGTCCGGGCGAATTCGAGATAGAGCTGGCCACGACCGAGGTCGGAGCTGGCGAGCGCCAGCTGGGCCCGCTCGGTGGAGCGTTTGAAGCCGTAGAGCGTGTCGCCGGGATTGGCGTCGCCGCTCGCCACGGACATGGACGAGATCGCCAGGGCGCCGACTGCGACGCCTGAGAAGATCGCGATCCGGGCCCGGGACGGCCGGGTCGGCAGATGGTCTGGTTCGGGGTCGACGGCGGTGATGCCGATCCCCTCGCGCTCTGCGGTCGCCATGAGCTGTGCCCGCAGGTCACGCCGGAAGTCCGGCCGGACGCCGCCGGGCAGCGGAACGCTGCCGAGCTGCTGACCGACCGTGACGAGCTCGGTGAGCTGCTCGTCGATCCGGCTGCGGGTGTGATGACGACGGCCGCCTTGGACCTCGTCGATGAGCTGGGCGAAACGCTCGGCGCGCCGTCGGTCAAAGATCGTGTTCACCGCGGGCACCCCCATTCGCTGGTCGCGATGTCGAGCGCGAACGGGACATCGATGACGAGACCCCTGTCAGGGAGGGGTCCCGAGAATCCCGGTCGCACTTCGACAAACTGCGGTCGGGCACTATCGGTTACGGGGCCGAACGGTCGCTCCTGAGGAGTTGTGAGCGAGGTCACGGCTGGAATCCCTCCGGGAGCAGCCGTGCGAGCGCGCGGACGGCGCGGTACTGCAGGGCCTTGATCGCACCCTCGTTCTTCCCCATCGCCTGTGCCGTCTCGGCGACGGAGAAGCCCTGGAGGAAGCGCAGCACGATGCACTCCTGCTGCTCCGGGTTGAGCTGTTTCACCGCCGTGAGCAGCGCGACGTTGGTGATGTGGTCGACGACCGCCGCCTCGGGGCTGCCCTCGGGGCCGCGGTCCTCCCGGTCCGCGTCGAGCACATCGCCGGTCGTCACCTCCAGGCGGTAGCGCCCGGACTTGAAGTGGTCGGCGACGAGGTTGCGGGCGATCGTCACGAGCCAGGCGCCGAGGTCGCGGCCCTGCCAGGTGAAGCTGCCGATCCGCTTGAGCGCGCGCAGGAAGGTGTCCGAGGTCAGGTCCTCGGCGAGCGGGCGGTTGCCGACCCGGAAGTAGATGAAGCGGAACACCGTGTCGACGTAGCGGTCGTAGATGAGCCCGAACGCCGCGGATTCACCGGCCTGCGCCCGCTCGACCAGCCCCCACACCTCCGCGGCCGCGTCGCCGGGATCGGGCCGGCTCGGATAGCCGGTGCCGCCGGGCGCGCCGCCGCCGGTGGCGGGCTCCTCGGTGATGACCGGCAGCACCGTGGTCTCGGTCGCGTCGGGCGCGACGAGGGTCCCCGCGGGTCCCTGCTGGGTCGGCATACCGGGCCGCCCGTTGACCCGCCCGCCGACCGGTTTGAGCGCCGTGGTGGGGGAGTGCCGCCCGGCTGCGTCGTTCTGAGCCTTCGTCGTACGCGTGCGCTGGGTGCCCTCCCGGTCACCCGGCGAGCCGTCCCGGCTGCTACGTACCGCTACCGCATATAGATCGTTGAGTGAGGTGCGCAGGGCGGAGAGGCCATCGGTGAGCGCCCTTCGGGCGGCGAGCACCTCCGGACTCACAGGATCTGTCGCAAAAAACGCGCTGGTCATGCCGTCACCTCCGGGTCCCCGCAGAAAGCGCAGCGGATGTCCACGCAAACGGGGTATGTCCCACCATAAGCCGACAGATGCCCGTAAAACACGGGTTCGGTCGAAGAACGGGCACAAGTGCCTCCTCCGGTAGAGGGGTGTCGGATCATGCCAAAACGGGTGACCCGACCCTGAGATGATAGGGCCAACGTCACCCGGGTGTGTGGACTCCGTTACACAAGGCTGAAGTATTTCCGGTCCGCAAGGGATCTCGTCGCACAGCATGTGCGCTGCCCACGCCCGTGTTTCTCGGCGTGTCGGCAGGTGACACGCCGATTCTCTCGACACGCCACGGACAAACCGCGCATAGCGCACATTCATCCTGGCGGGTGACGTCACGGCTACAACATGGGAGACTCAGCGACCGTGCAGGATGCCAAAGCCAGCGCCACCGATGTGACCAACATGGCAGAGTTCGTCCGCCGTGCCGCGCAGTCGGGTGCCCAACGCCCCGCGCTCCACCACGCCGATCGCGTGATGACGTGGGGCGAGCTCGACGCCGCCGTGGACAGCGTCGCCGCCGGGCTGCGCGGGCTCGGCGCTCCCGCCTCCGACGGTCAGCCCGCCCGGGTGGCGATCGCCCTGCCCAACATCCCCGAGTTCGCGATCGCGTTCTTCGCCGCGCTCCGCGCCGGGCTCGTCGCCGTGCCGGTCAACCCCACCTTCACCGCTCCCGAACTTCGGCACGTGCTCGCCGACTCCGGCGCGTCGGTGCTGATCGCCACCGACGGCGTCGCGATGACGGTCTCGGGTGTCGCGGCCGAGCTGACGGCGCTCAAGTGGTCTTACACGTGCAGCGGCGAGGGTGCATCCATGCTGGCCAGAGGGCTTGCCCGGGATGCCACGACAGCGGTGCCGCCGCCGCTGGCGCCCGCCGGGGGCGAGGATGTCGCGGTGCTGCTCTACACGTCCGGCACCGAGGGGCGGCCCAAGGGCGCGATCCTGTCGCACCGGGCGCTCATCGCCAACCATCTCCAGCTCGACGCCATCGAGCCGCCGGTGCTCAGCGCCGACGACGTGGTGCTGCTCGCGCTGCCGCTCTTCCACGCCTACGGGCTCAACAGCGGTCTCGGTGCGATCGCCTACTACGGCGCGGCCGGGGTCATGCACGAGCGCTTCGACGCCGACGAGACACTCGCGCTCATCGAGCGCCACGGCGTGAGCGTCGTGGTCGGCGTACCCCCGATGTATGTGGGGTGGACGCAGAGCGACGCCGCCGCGCGGGCCTTGCGCACGGTGCGGCTCGCGGTCTGCGGCGCCGCGCCGCTCGACCCGGCCGCCGCCAAGCGCTTCACCGCGATCACGGGTCACCAGGTCTTCGTCGGGTACGGGTTGACGGAGACCGCTCCCGTCGTCGCCTCCACCGTGGCGAGCCCGGTGGCGAAGGTCGGCTCGATCGGGCGCCCCCTGCCCGGCATCGAGGTGCGCCTCGTCGGCGTCACCGGCGACATCGTCTGGGAGTCCGACGGCGCGGAGCAGGACGAGCACGCCTCCGACACGCTGGAGACCGAGGCGCCGGACAGCCCCGGCACCGACCCCGGCGAGATCGTCACCCGGGGCGCCAACCTCTTCTCGGGCTACTGGCCCGACGGCCGGGGCGGTCCCGACGCGGACGGCTGGTGGGCGACGGGCGACGTCGCCTACGCCGACGGTGACGGTGATCTCTTCCTGGTCGACCGGATCGGCGAGCTGATCCTCGTCAACGGCTTCAACGTCTACCCCCACGAGGTGGAGCTGGTGCTCGCCGCGCACCCGGGGGTGGCCGAGGCGGCGGTGCTCGGCGCGCCGCACGAGCGGACCGGGCAGACGCCGCAGGCCTACATCGTGCGGGCTCCCGGCACCCCGGTGACCGAGGCCGACCTCGTGAAACACTGCGAGCGCAATCTCGCCCGCTTCAAGTGGCCCACGCGATACTCGTTCGTGGCGGAGCTGCCGCACTCGGCGACGGGCAAGGTGAGAAAGGTCGTGCTGCGCGATGAACGAGCCTAGGGTCGGGCTCTACACCAGGTCCGGTTGCCACCTCTGTGAGAACGCGGCGGCCGAGCTCGACGCGGCGGAGATCGCGTTCACCGAGATGGACATCACAGGTGATCCGGGCCTCGAGGCGGACTACGGCGACCGCATCCCGGTGATCATGCTGGACGGGCGCGAGCACGGATTCTGGCGCGTGGAAATCGCTCGACTCCGGGCGGACCTCGCCAAGTAATCTGGCCGGATGGCAGCTAAACACCTGGTCTGGGACTGGAACGGCACCCTCCTCGACGATCTCCCCCTCGTTGTCACCGCGACCAACGCCGCCTTCGCCAGCATCGGCGGCCCCATCGTCAGCGCGGACGAGCACCGCCGTGATTTCCGTCGCCCGATCAGCGACTACTACGGCAGCGTGCTGGGCCGACCGGTCGACGATGCTGAATATCTCGTGCTCGACCGGGCTTTCCACGACGCGTACCGGGGCGGGGTCGCCGAGTGCCGGCTCACCGCGGACGCCCTCGCCGCGATGGAGCTCTGGACCGGCTCGCAGTCGCTGCTGAGCATGTGGTTCCACGCGGAGCTGGTGCCGACCGTGACGAGATACGGCCTGACCAGCTACTTCGCTCGGGTCGACGGGCTGCGGGCGGAGGTCGGCGGCGGTTTCAAGAGCGAGCACCTCATCGCGCACCTCGCCGAGCTCGGCATCGACGGCGCTGACGCGGTGCTGATCGGCGACTCGATCGACGACGCGGACGCGGCCGCCTCGGTCGGTGCCCGGTGCATCCTCTACACCGGCGGCTTCACCCATCCGGAGCAGCTCCGGGCCTCGGGTCGGGAGTCCGCCGACTCCCTCGTCGACGCCGTCCGGATGGCACTGGCCTGACTCCCGCACCACTTATCGATTCGTGCGCGACCTTCGTCGCCCAGTTGCGGCTTGTGTGGCTCTTTGGTCGATATGGTCGCACGACGCCGACCCGCCCGATGCAGCCCGTGAGAATGAGGGGAGTCGCTGCCGCGAGGGCATCTCTCGCCGGTCAGCGTCGGGCGGGTGCGCGTTCGCCACGCGGTCGACGCTCAAGATCGCGATTTGTGCACGTCTTCACAAGCGCATACTCTGTTGAAGCGATGGGCCCCGGTAGCACAGCCACAAAGGCGCTATGCAGCCAGGGGCACGCTTCTTCCGCACGGAGTCTCATGAGTCAGCAGCGATCCGGATCAGAATCCGGACTTACCACCCGCGACGGCGCGGCTCCGGATTTTCCGGATCTGCCCGAAGCGACGGTGGCACGGCTGCCCGAGTACCTGAGAGCTCTGCATCACCTCGCGGAAGCCGGCCACGACACCGTTTCGAGCGAGGCCCTCGCCGCCGCTGCGGGCGTCAACTCGGCGAAGCTGCGCAAGGACCTCTCCCACCTCGGCTCCTACGGGACCCGGGGCGTCGGCTATGACATCAGTCACTTGATCGCCCAGGTCGAGCACATCCTCGGCCTGCACCTGAGCCGCGCCGTCGCCCTCGTCGGCGTCGGCAACCTCGGCCACGCGCTCGCCGGTTACGGCGGCTTCGCCAGCCGGGGCTTCAAGATCGTGGCGCTCTTCGACGCCGACCCGACCCGCGTGGGCGAGCAGATCAACGGGCTCGACGTGCGGCACATCGACGAGCTCGCCACGACGGTCACCACGGAGCGGATCACGATCGGTGTGATCGCCACCCCCGCACCCGCCGCGCAGATCGTGGCGGACCTGCTGGTGAAGGCCGGCGTCACGAGCATCCTCAACTTCGCGCCCTGCGTGCTCAACGTCCCCGAGGGCGTCGACGTGCGCAAGGTCGACCTCGCGATCGAGATGCAGATCCTCTCCTTCCACGAGCACCGCAAGTCGGCGGCGCTCGCGAGCGGGGAGGCCGCAGCATGAACCTGATCGTCGTCGGCGCCTCCTACCGCAGTGCCTCCGTCTCCCTCCTCGAACGGCTCAGCGTCCCCGCCGCCGAGCAGGGTGCCGCGCTCTCCGCGCTCGTCGCCGGACAGCATGTCGCCGAGGCCGCGATGGTCTCCACCTGCAACCGGGTCGAGATCTACGCCGCGGTCCCCGCCTTCCACGCCGGGCTCGCCGAGATCGTCGCCATCCTCGCCCAGCGGGTCGGCGTCAGCGCCGACACCCTCGCCGAGGGCCTCTACGTGCACCACGGCGCCGAGGCGGTCAGCCACGTCTTCCGGGTCGCCGCCGGGCTCGACTCGATGGTCGTCGGGGAAGCGCAGATCCTCGGCCAGCTACGCGAGGCCTACGCCACCGCCACCGACGCGGGCTCCGCCGGACGCCTCCTGCACGAGCTGCTCCAGCAGGCCCTCCGGGTCGGCAAGCGGGCGCACGCCGAGACCGGTATCGACGCCGCACCCCGCAACATGGTCACCGCCGCGCTCGGCCTCGCCGGGCAGGTCGCCGGTGCCCGGGCGCTGGTGATCGGCGCCGGTGCGATGGGCTCGCTCGCCGCCGCCGCGCTCACCCGGGCCGGTGTCGCCTCGCTCGCCATCGCCAACCGCGATCTGCAGCGTGCCGGCCGGCTCGCCGACAACTACGGCGCCACCGCGCACGACCTCGCCGACCTGCCCTGGCTGCTGGAGGAGGCGGAGATCGTCGTCTCGGCCACCGCCTCGACGGGCTACGTGCTGACCCCCGAGGTGGTCAGCGGGCCGCTCACGATCATCGACCTCGCCGTGCCGCGCGATGTCGCGCCCGGCGTCGCCGACCTGCCCGGCGTCACCCTCATCGACGTCGAGCGGATGGCCGCCCTGCTGGACGGCGAGATCGCCGAGGTCGCCGCCGTCGACCGGATCGTCACCGCCGAGGTCGCCGGGTTCCTCGCCTGGCTGCGCGGTGCCGAGGTCGGTCCGACCGTGGCCGCGCTGCGCGCCCGCGCCGACGAGCTCGTCGCCGTGGAGCTGGCCCGCCTCAATCGGCGGACCGGCTTCTCCGACGAGGAGCGGGCCGAGGTGGCGCACGCCATGCACCGCATCGTCCAGCGGTTGCTGCACGAGCCCACGGTCCGCGCGCGGGAGCTCGCCGCCGGGCCCGACGGTGAGGCGTACCCCCGGATGTTGCGTGAGCTTTTCGGCCTGGCCGTGCCCGCGGAGACCCGGGTTGACCGAGTGCGTGAGATTTACGGCCCTCAGATCGTTGGTGAAGCATGACGCTAAGGCTTGGCACGCGCGGCAGTGCCCTGGCACTCGCCCAGTCGCAGATGGTCGCCGACGCGCTCACACGCGCGACCGGACGGCTCGTCCAGCTCGTGGAGATCGTCACTCCGGGTGATCGCAGCCTGGCCCCGGTGGCGCAGCTCGGCGTGGGGGTCTTCGTCTCGGCGCTGCGCGACGCGCTCGCCGACAAGGAGATCGACTTCGCGGTCCACTCCTACAAGGACCTGCCGACGGCACCGATGGACGGCCTCGTCATCGCCGCGATCCCGGAGCGGGCCGACGCCCGTGACGTGCTGATCGCCCGCGACGGGCTGACCCTGGCGGAGCTTCCGGCGGGCAGCACGATCGGTACCGGCGCTGTCCGGCGAATCGCCCAACTGCACGGGCTGGGTCTCAGTTTGAACACGGTGCCGATTCGTGGCAATATCGACACCCGGCTACGGAAAGTGACCGACGGCGAGCTGGATGCCGTCGTCCTCGCCCGAGCCGGCCTCGTCAGGCTCGGCCGAGCCGACGAGATCACAGAGACTTTGGACCCGATGCTGATGCTGCCCGCACCCGCCCAGGGGGCGCTCGCGGTGGAGTGCCGGGCCGACGATTTGGACCTGATCGAGGCGCTCAGCGTTCTCGATCATCGCGCCACCCGTGCGGCGGTCACCGCCGAGCGGGCTCTACTGGCGGCTTTGGAGGCTGGATGTTCAGCCCCGGTCGCCGGCATGGCGGAAGTCGCCGACGATGACGACGGCGGCGAAGAGATCTACCTGCGTGGTGCGGTCTTCAGCGAAGACGGCCAGCAGGCCGTCCGGCTGTCCCGCACGGGCACGCTGGCCGACGCCGAACAGATCGGCCGGCTTCTCGCCGCTGACCTGCTCGAACTCGGCGCCGACCGCCTCTTCGGACCGACACACGTCGGTTCGGAGGACGAGAATGTACCTGGGAGTGCACGATGACCCGCACCCGCAAGGCCCCTGGCCACATCGCGTTCGTCGGGGCAGGCCCCGGCGATCCGGGCCTGGTGACCCGTCGCGCCTATGACGCGCTGGCCGAAGCCGACCATGTGATCTTCGATCGGGGCGTACCCGAAACGTTGCTCGCCGCCCTGCGCGAGGAGGTGCGCCCGGAGACCGAGTGGTCCCCGGCCGAGGGCGCCTCCGGCGACGTGGCGAAGGTCCTGCTCACCGAGGCCCGCGCCGGACGCAATGCCGTTCACCTCGTCGGAGGTGATCCCTTCGGACACGAGTCCGTCGTGCGCGAGGTGCAGGCAGTGGCACGCACCGCTGTGCGCTTCTCCGTTGTGCCCGGCGTCGGCCAAGCCGCCGGTGTCGCCACCTACGCCGGTGTCCCGCTGCCCGGTGTGCGCACCGCCGCCGACATCGAGGACATCGCCGACGTCGACTTCACCGCGCTCGCCGCCGGGCTCCGACGGGGCTCCGTCGCGCTCGCCGTCGACGCCGGTGACCTCGCCTCGGTCCGCGACGGGCTGCTCGCCTCCGGTGTCGAGGGCTCGACCCCCGTCACCATCACCGGCGACGGCACCGGCGAGACGCAGTACACCACGGTCTCCACCGTCGACAGCTTCGTCGCCGCCGCGCTCGGCTTCACCGGCCGCGCCGTCCTCGCGATCGGCGTCGGCGTGCAGCACCGCGACAAGCTGGGCTGGTGGGAGAACCGCCCGCTCTACGGCTGGCGGGTGCTGGTGCCGCGCACCAAGGAGCAGGCCGGCGCCATGAGCGAGCGGCTGCGCGCCTACGGTGCCATCCCGTGCGAGGTGCCGACGATCGCCGTCGAGCCCCCGCGTACGCCGGCCCAGATGGAGCGCGCGATCCGCGGCCTCGTCGACGGCCGCTACGCCTGGACCGTCTTCACCAGCGTCAACGCGGTCAAGGCGGTGTGGGAGAAGTTCGCCGAGCACGGCCTCGACGCCCGCCACTTCGGCGGCGTCAAGATCGCCTGCATCGGTGAGCAGACCGCCGACGCCGTCCGCGCCTTCGGCATCCAGCCCGAGCTCATCCCGGCCGGCGACCAGACCTCCGAGGGCCTGCTCGCCGAGTTCGCGCCGCACGACGAGCTGCTCGACCCGGTGGGCCGGGTGCTGCTGCCCCGCGCCGACATCGCCACCGAGACGCTCGCCGCCGGCCTCACCGACATGGGCTGGGAGGTCGACGACGTCACCGCCTACCGGACCGTCCGGGCCGCGCCGCCGCCAGAGGAGATCCGCAACGCCATCAAGCAGGGCGGGTTCGACGCGGTGCTCTTCACCTCGTCGTCCACGGTGCGCAACCTCGTCGGCATCGCAGGCAAGCCGCACCAGCGGACCGTCGTCGCGGTGATCGGGCCGAAGACGCACGACACGGCGATCGAATTCGGCCTGCGGGTCGACGTCCAGCCCGAGCACGCCAGCGTGCCGGACCTGGTCGAGGCGCTCGCCGCCTATGCGGTGGAGTTGCGGGAGAAGCTGGCCGCGATGCCGGCGAAGCAGCGGCGTGGTTCCAAGGTGCAGGGTCCGACGGCGCTTCGGTTCCGTTAAGCGGAGTGGGGCCGCTACTCGTGGCGGCCCACACACCGACCTCAGGAGGGGCGAGATGCAGATCCGGATGAGGCGACTGCGGCGGACGGCCGCGCTGCGACGGCTGGTCAGCGAGGTCGCGGTCAGCCCGTCCGACCTGGTGCTGCCCCTGTTCATCCGGGAAGGGCTCGACGAGCCCCGGGCGATCGGGTCCCTGCCCGGTGTCGTCCAGCACTCCCGGGACTCGCTGCGCAAGGCGGTCGTCGAGGCGGTCCAGGCCGGTGTGGGCGGGGTGATGCTCTTCGGCGTACCGGAGACCCGGGACGCTGTCGGCTCCGGCGGCATCGACCCGGGCGGGGTGCTCAACCGCGCCATCCGCGACGTCATCGCCGAGGTCGGCGACTCGACGGTCGTCATGTCCGACCTCTGCCTCGACGAGTTCACCTCGCACGGCCACTGCGGCGTGCTGCGCTCCGACGGCACCGTCGACAACGACGAGACCCTCAAGGTCTACGGCGAGATGGCGCTCGCGCAGGCCGCCGCCGGTGCCCACCTGCTCGGCCCGTCCGGGATGATGGACGGCCAGATCGGCTACGTCCGTGAGGTGCTCGACCAGCACGGCCACGCCGATGCGGGGCTGCTCGCCTACGCCGTGAAGTTCGCCTCCGCGTTCTACGGCCCCTTCCGCGAGGCCGTGGAGTCGCAGCTCGACGGCGACCGGCGCAGCTACCAGCAGGACCCGTCACGCGTCAGCGAGGCGCTGCGCGAGGCCCGGCTCGACGTGTCGGAGGGCGCCGACCTCGTCATGGTCAAGCCCGGCCTGCCCTATCTCGACGTGATCTCCGCCGTCGCCGCCGAGGTGGACGTGCCCGTCGCGGCCTACCAGGTCTCCGGGGAGTACGCCATGGTCGAGGCCGCCGCCGAGCGTGGCTGGATCGACCGCGACGCGGTGATGCTGGAGACCCTGACGTCGCTGCGCCGCGCCGGTGCTCAGATCATCCTGAGCTACTGGGCAGTCCCCGCGGCAAGACTCCTCCGCGAGCGCTACTAGCCCTCCGCGCCGTCAAATTCGCGTTGATCAAGGGAAGACTCACCATGTCGGGTGTCCGATATGCGGCGAGTCTTCCCTTGATCAACGCGAATTAGGGCTGTCAGCTGCAGCAGCCTCCGCCGCAGCAACCGCCGCCGCCGGCAGGGGCGGGGACGCCTGCGCCGGTGCTGCCGGCCCGGCCGGAGCTGCCCGCCGTCGTCAGGAGCTTCACCGTGTCGGAGTGCCCGTCCGGGCACAGCGCCGGCTCGGTGGCGGCCTCCATCGGACGGTCGACATCAAAGGTGTCACCGCACGCGCGGCAGCGGAACTCGTACCTCGGCATGGGTGAAGGTTATCTCAGGCCCAGCCGGGCAGCGAGATCCGCGACGTCGGCCTCGTACTCCAGCCACTCGCGGTCGGGGATGAAGCCCAGCTCCTGATTTACTTTGATCATCGGTTCGTTGATCGCCGCGTTCCAGGTCTGGACCTCGGTGAGGCGCGGTTCGTGTGAGCGCAGCTCGAAGAGCATCAGCGCCTTGATGGCTCGGCCGACACCGTATCCGCGGTGCCCGGGGACCACGATCGTGTCGTACTGGTCGGCGCGGGACGGGTGCTGTGCCGGGACGACGACCTCGGTGAGGCCGACGACGTCGCCGGTCGGCTCGTGCACGGCGACCACGATGTAGGGGCGCAGGCCGCGGGCGTGCAGCGTGGCGAGGCTCGCCCGCAGCCGGTCCGGCTCGTGGGAGCTGGGCTTGAGGTCCAGATCGCCGAGATCGATGTCCTGCACCGAGGCCTTCGCCGAGGCGTAGGCCTCGATCAGGTCCTCCGGCGGGGCGTCCGGGCAGAACTGCAGCCTATAGCCTGCGGCGACACCGCTGGCGAACTCGCCCAGCGTGAACCAGTCGACCTTGTCGAGCTGCAGCACGCTGCGGATCTCGGTGAAGGCCCGCACGAATCCGAACGACTCGTAGAACGGCACGGCGTCGGTCTTGCCGGGCACCTCGACACCGAGCGCCGTGAAGCCCTCGGCGTGTGCCGTGGCCACCACCGTACGCAGCAGCTCGCGACCCAGACCCTGCTTGCGGGCGCTGGGGTGCACGATGATCTCCACGACGCCGATGTCACCCAAAAGGAGCATGCTGGCCATGCCGAGAATGGGTTCGCCCCGGGTGATGTCTCCCTCGTGCTCCTCTGCAATCCAACTCAGCTTTCGGGCGCCGGGCATGATCACCGACAGGTATTCGCGCATTAACGCATCGCGCCACGGAGGATCGTCCGGTAAATCAACCGCCATGCAATCGTTCAGCGTGGCGACCAGAGTGGTGATCTCCCTAGCGGTCGCGATCCGGGGATCCCATTCGCGAACC
It contains:
- a CDS encoding GNAT family N-acetyltransferase; the encoded protein is MVREWDPRIATAREITTLVATLNDCMAVDLPDDPPWRDALMREYLSVIMPGARKLSWIAEEHEGDITRGEPILGMASMLLLGDIGVVEIIVHPSARKQGLGRELLRTVVATAHAEGFTALGVEVPGKTDAVPFYESFGFVRAFTEIRSVLQLDKVDWFTLGEFASGVAAGYRLQFCPDAPPEDLIEAYASAKASVQDIDLGDLDLKPSSHEPDRLRASLATLHARGLRPYIVVAVHEPTGDVVGLTEVVVPAQHPSRADQYDTIVVPGHRGYGVGRAIKALMLFELRSHEPRLTEVQTWNAAINEPMIKVNQELGFIPDREWLEYEADVADLAARLGLR